In the Hordeum vulgare subsp. vulgare chromosome 7H, MorexV3_pseudomolecules_assembly, whole genome shotgun sequence genome, one interval contains:
- the LOC123412112 gene encoding uncharacterized protein LOC123412112 — protein MLKFLSRVVVEYNPLDPRKAAAVELLAQCNGRKAKDSNPTCSVELRRLPSPAAADDPKAQPPPRVLVTYLNGAEEAFVAADGATAQGMRDQILARGRLLETEQLFREAGEKWPVVIPEEELGMSFPGIKPKKAEEKPQAA, from the coding sequence ATGCTCAAGTTTCTGTCCAGGGTGGTGGTGGAGTACAACCCTCTCGACCCGCGCAAGGCGGCGGCCGTGGAGCTCCTGGCGCAGTGCAACGGCCGCAAGGCCAAGGACTCCAACCCCACCTGCTCCGTCGAGCTGCGGCGCCTGCCGTCCCCGGCCGCGGCCGACGACCCCAAGGCCCAGCCGCCCCCGCGCGTCCTCGTCACCTACCTCAACGGCGCCGAGGAGGCCTTCGTCGCCGCCGACGGCGCCACCGCGCAGGGCATGCGCGACCAGATCCTCGCCCGCGGCCGCCTCCTCGAGACCGAGCAGCTCTTCCGCGAGGCCGGGGAGAAGTGGCCCGTCGTCATCCCCGAGGAGGAGCTCGGCATGTCATTCCCTGGGATCAAG